Genomic DNA from Candidatus Koribacter versatilis Ellin345:
CCCTTGGCGCCATCGTGCATCAGGTCGTTGGCCACGCGCTCGGCTTCTTCGCGCGTAGTCACCATTTCTCCGCGGGGGACGGCCACGCCATACTTACGCAGAATCGCCTTGCCCTGGTATTCGTGAATTTTCATGATGAGCTCTTCTGGACTGCTGGAGACACAAGTAGAAAACCCTTCATTTTATAGGAGCGTACGGAGGTGAGTAAACCGCGCTATCCGGACCCGAGTCCCCGATTGGTGGGAGAATACTGCCAGCCCGAGGAGGCGACAGATGACCAAGGCCATTCAACAGTCCGTAACCTTTCCGGCATCGGCGCGGGAACTGTTCGAGACCTATGTGGATTCCCGGAAACACACGGCATCCACGGGCATGCCCGCGAAGATCAGCCGCAAGGTCGGCGGGAAGTTCTCCGGCTTTGGCGGGATGATCGGCGGGCGAAACCTGATGTTGGTACCGGGACAGATGATCGTGCAGGCTTGGCGCTCGGCCGCTTGGAAGAAGACGGATGCCAACTCGATTCTCACCATCACCTTCACCGACACGAAAAGCGGCGGACGCGTGGACCTGGTGCATGTGAACGTTCCCGCCCACGATCATCGTGGCGTGACCGAGGGATGGAAGAAGTACTACTGGAAGCCGTGGCGTGCGTACTTCCGGAAGCAGAAGAAAGAATCTTGAAGCAGCAGTGCCGTATCTTAAGAGCGTGACGACTCCACACATTATTCAGTTGGCGATTGGACGGCCGGAGAACCATGCTCCGGCGGGCGAAGAACCCTGGATCACGGCGATCTATCGCAAGCCGGTGAGCGCAGCGGTTTTCTGCACCAAGCTCGGGTTCGAAGGCGATCAGGTCGCGAACCGGCGCGTTCACGGCGGGCCGGACAAAGCGGTCCTTTGCTACGGCGCGTCGAACTATCCCAAGTGGCAGGCGGACGGTTTGCCGGCGGGTCCCGGCGGCTTCGGCGAGAATCTCACGATCCAAGGTTTGGACGAAGAGACCGTCTGCATTGGCGATGTCTATCGGATCGGCGAAGTCGAAGCCCAAGTCTCGCAACCGCGCGGGCCGTGCAACACGTTGGCGCACCGCTGGGGACGTCCGGATCTCGTGAAAGTGGTGAAGGAGAACCATCGCTCCGGTTGGTATCTCCGCATCCTGCGCGAAGGAAAGATCGCGCCGGGGGATGTAGTGGAGTTGGTGTCGCGACCGCATCCGGCGTGGAATATCGCAAAGACTTCGGAGGTGAATTATTCGCGCAATCGAAGCCTGGAAGATGTGCGCGAGCTGGCGGGGTTACCGGAGCTGTCCGTGAATTGGAGAAGCGACTTTGAGAAGAAGTTGGGGGCGATGGCGGGAAGGTAAGCCTTCGACACAGCGTACCGAGATGCAATGAAGCTGGTCGCCGCTCGACCGTTTCAGCAGGCGGAGACCGCCTTGGAGGATCGCGGCTGTTTTCACGAACCGCCGTCGGACAGTGAAAACTTCACATCTACCGTCGTTTCCACTGCTATAGGCATTCCATTCAGGAGATACGGCTGGTATTTAAATCGCTTGGCGGCTTCGATAGCAGCGGGAACGAGCACATCGGGGCCACTCAGCTTTGCCGCTGCAACGACATTGCCAGCTTGATCGACGTGAATTCGGAGAACAACCGTTCCTTCAACATGGTCGGCCTTGGCCTCGGGCGGATAGAGCAGCGGGACGCCGGCTACTTGACGCTGCATAAACTCTGGACGGAGGCGCACCATTGTTGGGGAAACGTGTACACAACCAGGCGCGCCAGGAATTACAACCTGTCTGATACCCGCTAAGGGCCCTCCCGCTTGGACGACAACAGACACCATTTGGCTGATATCGGTTGCGATGGTGCTGTCGCCCGCAAACGTAACCGCCAGCTTTATGTTCCGCAAATCAGCCGACTTCTGCTGAACCGTGAATGACTGTGCCTTCAATGTCGTGATCGCTGCATCGCGCAGTGCGGGTGGTCCTGACAACACGCGGGTGTCTCGTACTCTGCCAGACTTGCTCAATGCAACCTGCACCACGATGGTTCGATCGTCGTCACTCGACGAAGGCGCGCGCTGCGAAGCTTGCGCCCGCTCCGTTGTTGCACATGGATCTTGAGGAACCTGAGAATTTTGGCTCTGAGCATCGCAGATGCCGCGCAACCAAAGAAGCAGGGTCAAGAGCGCGAGTGTACGCATGATGTAGAGGATAACTGGCCGGCAGACGCTTACCACTAGGTAACTTTACGCCGGTTGGCTCGCGATATTTCTCATTTCATTTCGGGCCCTAGCGACTAGATTCAAGTCTACCTTCCGCAGTTCCTGACCGTCATTGACATCAAAGGTTTTGGGTTTACGATCTACGTGTTTGACAGACGGCGTATCCGCTGGATCGTCATATAGCCCCGGGTGACTACCGGGGCTTTGGTTTGCCAGTTTGGTATAGGTGACTGGTCTCCCCGAAAAAACTTCGATGCCATGAGCACGCGGAATGGTAGGCTTCTGCGGCGTGGAAGACCATGCTCGCCCTTTGAGTATCTCGATTATCGGGTGGTTGATGATTATTGCGGGCTTGTTTGCGGTGCCGCTCGCATTGATTCACGTGCCGCTGTCGGCGTTTGGGATGATGCTCGTCGGATGGATTGCGACGGCGCTGATACTTGGGCTGGCGCTGGCGTATCTGCTGATTGGCTTCGGTCTGCTGCGCTTGAAGCGCGCGGCGTGGGTCGCTGCCATCGCTTTGCTCGTGCTGTTTGCGGTCAATGCGATCGTTGATGCGTCGATCCCCGGCACCCACGCAAAGATGCTGGAAGCCATGAAGAGCACGCCGCTCTTTTCGCAGCAGGCAAACCGCCCGGCTCCCCCGGAGATGCCGCTCGCTCTCAAACTGCTGCCGATCAGTCTGCTGGCCATTCCGCTGTGGTTCCTGATCCGCCGGAGGGAAGCGTTTGAGTAGCGCGGATGGCTAACTATTTCGCTCTCCCACGTCTCGAAAGTCGCGAGACATGGGGCACCCGACTATTTTTTCGCCCTCTGCGCCGCTACTGTCTTCTCAAAGTCGGCTTGCGCTGCGTTGACTGCCTCTGCGTATCCCTTCGGATCTACGAACGCAGCCTCGCCCTCGGTGGGCATCCGTTTCAGCTTTGGCAGCAGATCGAAATAAACGCCGTGAGCTCCGAGAAAGATGTCGCAGGGGAGCGCGCGCAGGGTCGCGAACGTTTTCTCGAAATCCTCATTAATTCCCGGGTAGGAAGCCGGATGACCCGGTGTGCCGACGATTTGGTACTGAGAAAGCGCGCGCCAGCCGCCAACGATGACGACATCGCGCAGGCGGCCTGCGGGATCGCTTGCGATGTGGG
This window encodes:
- a CDS encoding SRPBCC domain-containing protein, with product MTKAIQQSVTFPASARELFETYVDSRKHTASTGMPAKISRKVGGKFSGFGGMIGGRNLMLVPGQMIVQAWRSAAWKKTDANSILTITFTDTKSGGRVDLVHVNVPAHDHRGVTEGWKKYYWKPWRAYFRKQKKES
- a CDS encoding MOSC domain-containing protein translates to MPYLKSVTTPHIIQLAIGRPENHAPAGEEPWITAIYRKPVSAAVFCTKLGFEGDQVANRRVHGGPDKAVLCYGASNYPKWQADGLPAGPGGFGENLTIQGLDEETVCIGDVYRIGEVEAQVSQPRGPCNTLAHRWGRPDLVKVVKENHRSGWYLRILREGKIAPGDVVELVSRPHPAWNIAKTSEVNYSRNRSLEDVRELAGLPELSVNWRSDFEKKLGAMAGR
- a CDS encoding energy transducer TonB is translated as MSKSGRVRDTRVLSGPPALRDAAITTLKAQSFTVQQKSADLRNIKLAVTFAGDSTIATDISQMVSVVVQAGGPLAGIRQVVIPGAPGCVHVSPTMVRLRPEFMQRQVAGVPLLYPPEAKADHVEGTVVLRIHVDQAGNVVAAAKLSGPDVLVPAAIEAAKRFKYQPYLLNGMPIAVETTVDVKFSLSDGGS